Part of the Caulifigura coniformis genome, ACCCTCATCTCCGCCGTGCTGCTCCTGCTCCGTCAGGAGTGGCGGACCTCGATCAACCGCTTCGCGGAAGCCATGACGCTCTTCGCGGTCGCGTGTGCAGGCCTGTTCCCCCTGTTCCACATGGGGCGGGTCTGGTGCTTCTACTGGCTGTTTCCGTATCCCAATACGATGGGCCTGTGGCCTCAGTTCCGCAGTCCCCTGATGTGGGACGTGTTCGCGGTTTCAACGTACGCCTCGGTCTCGACGCTGTTCTGGTACGTCGGCCTGATTCCCGACCTCGCGACACTGCGTGACCGGGCCCAGAACAAGTTCGCCAGGATCACCTTCGGGTTCCTGTCGCTCGGCTGGCGCGGGTCGGCCCGGCACTGGCATCGCTATCACGTCGCCTATCAGCTGCTCGCGGCCATCGCCACGCCGCTGGTCGTTTCTGTGCACACCGTGGTGAGCTTCGACTTCGCCGCCGGCATCGTCCCCGGATGGCACAACACGATCTTCCCGCCCTACTTCGTGGCAGGCGCCGTTTTCTCCGGTTTCGCCATGGTGCTGACGCTCGCGATCCCGCTGCGGAAGTTCTACGGACTGGAAGACTTCATCACCGCCAAGCACCTCGACAACATGGGCAAGATCGCACTTGCGACGGGGTTGATCGTGGCCTACGGATACCTGGTCGAAGCCTTCGGCGGGCTGTACAGCGGCAACATCTTCGAGGAATACCTCGTTGTCGATAACCGGATGCTCGGGCCCTATGCCCCCGCGTACTGGATGCTGATCCTGTGCAACATCATCACGCCGCAGTTCCTGTGGTCGCACAAGATCCGGTCCAGTCCGATGGCCCTGTTCATCATCTCGATCATCATCAACATCGGGATGTGGCTGGAACGCTTCGTCATCGTTGTCACGAGCCTCAGCCGCGACTTCCTGCCGTCGTCCTGGAAGATGTACACCCCGACCGTCTGGGACTTCACGACCTACATCGGTTCGCTCGGGCTGTTTTTCACGCTGCTGTTCCTGTTTGTTCGCGTGCTCCCCGTCATCTCGATTTTCGAAATGCGGGAGCTGGTCGAAAAAACGTCGTCCACAAACGGCAACGGCCACCACTAACGATCCATGTCCGCCGAATTCATTGCACCTGATCCCGTCTACGGCGTGATCGCCTCGTTCGCCGAGCCCGATGAGCTTCTGCGCGCATCGAAGGCGTCGCGCGAGGCCGGTTACAAGGTGATGGACGCGTTCACCCCGTTTCCCGTCCACGGGATCGAGGAAGCCCTTGGCATCCCGCGCACGAAGCTGCCGCTTCTGGTGCTCGCCTGCGGCATCGCCGGGGCGCTCGCCGGATACGCCCTGCAGTACTACTGCGCCGTGATCGCCTATCCGCTCAATATCGGAGGCCGGCCTCTGCACAGTTGGCCGGCGTTTATCCCGGTCA contains:
- the nrfD gene encoding NrfD/PsrC family molybdoenzyme membrane anchor subunit, with protein sequence MSEHQHATATVADEGLIPTPILEPGHSYATVTDQISSIVLQKGLKKGWLFGFTLSFALLMMLMYTLCYLVATGIGIWGNNVPVGWAFDIVNFVWWVGIGHAGTLISAVLLLLRQEWRTSINRFAEAMTLFAVACAGLFPLFHMGRVWCFYWLFPYPNTMGLWPQFRSPLMWDVFAVSTYASVSTLFWYVGLIPDLATLRDRAQNKFARITFGFLSLGWRGSARHWHRYHVAYQLLAAIATPLVVSVHTVVSFDFAAGIVPGWHNTIFPPYFVAGAVFSGFAMVLTLAIPLRKFYGLEDFITAKHLDNMGKIALATGLIVAYGYLVEAFGGLYSGNIFEEYLVVDNRMLGPYAPAYWMLILCNIITPQFLWSHKIRSSPMALFIISIIINIGMWLERFVIVVTSLSRDFLPSSWKMYTPTVWDFTTYIGSLGLFFTLLFLFVRVLPVISIFEMRELVEKTSSTNGNGHH
- a CDS encoding DUF3341 domain-containing protein, whose protein sequence is MSAEFIAPDPVYGVIASFAEPDELLRASKASREAGYKVMDAFTPFPVHGIEEALGIPRTKLPLLVLACGIAGALAGYALQYYCAVIAYPLNIGGRPLHSWPAFIPVTFETTIMGAAFSAVFGMLAFNGLPTPYHPVFNAPEFGLASRDRFFLLIEARDPRFDAEETLRFLQQQSPLQASVVHR